The following proteins come from a genomic window of Bacillus thermozeamaize:
- a CDS encoding histidine triad nucleotide-binding protein, protein MSECIFCQIVKGQIPSKRVYEDEEVVAFHDIAPKAPIHVLIIPRKHIPTLADVTEEDLPLIAAIHRGALAVARELGLQENGFRLVNNCKKDGGQEVYHLHYHLLGGAPLAMHFGQR, encoded by the coding sequence ATGTCGGAATGCATTTTTTGCCAAATCGTCAAAGGCCAGATTCCATCCAAGCGCGTGTACGAAGATGAAGAGGTGGTGGCTTTTCACGACATCGCGCCAAAAGCTCCCATACACGTCCTGATCATTCCGCGCAAGCATATTCCGACGCTTGCCGACGTTACGGAGGAGGATCTTCCTCTCATTGCCGCCATTCACCGGGGAGCGCTGGCTGTCGCCAGAGAGTTGGGCTTGCAGGAAAACGGGTTCCGGCTGGTCAACAATTGCAAAAAAGACGGCGGCCAGGAAGTGTATCACCTGCACTATCACCTGCTCGGCGGCGCCCCGCTGGCCATGCATTTCGGCCAGCGCTGA